One part of the Calypte anna isolate BGI_N300 chromosome 12, bCalAnn1_v1.p, whole genome shotgun sequence genome encodes these proteins:
- the TMEM43 gene encoding transmembrane protein 43: protein MTSRLRKHLPCPPAAADAPPANGSPRAGAGEGAAGSARHSLGAGLHQPSCPAPAQNYGSRDALRGCGRREGRVNPREVGAAAGGSWNAAPEASLRLLRGDTRQDKKLKMSRNFSDTSSRKEHVKITSQSKPGFLERLSETSGGMLMGLVTFLLSFYLLFTNEGRALRTAKSLDEGLSLVISLDSIHSVSQQNEGRLVHLAGPLSTSKPLFDPSYGLSIWAVKLKRNVEMYQWVEHEESTEYEENGEIKKETKYSYDTEWKSEVVNSRNFDREIGHKNPSAMAVESFTAVSPNVQVGGFVLSTGLVDKIDDFKQLSLSNLEDPHADVTRGGDYFYHSDNPRRPEVGDLRVSFFYAGLSGDDPHLGAADKVTVIARQRGDQLVPYHTKSGDVLHILYPGDLSVEEVFQKEHESNNMKTWALRAAGWLAMFVGISLMIRIFHTLVDWFPVVRDLVNIGLKAFAFCVASSLSLLTISLGWLFYRPLWALLIASLSIVPIVVAKSRVPPKKQQ from the exons ATGACCTCCCGCCTCCGGAAGCACCTTCCCTGCCCGCCGGCAGCCGCTGACGCACCTCCTGCTAATGGCAGCCCAAGGGCCGGGGCGGGGGAAGGAGCAGCCGGCTCTGCCAGGCACAGCCTCGGAGCTGGACTACACCAACCAAGCTGCCCCGCGCCCGCCCAGAACTACGGCTCCCGGGACGCATTGCGGGGGTGCGGGAGGCGGGAGGGCCGGGTCAACCCTCGGGAGGTGGGCGCGGCTGCGGGTGGCTCCTGGAACGCGGCTCCTGAGGCTTCTCTGCGGCTTCTCCGGGGGGATACCCGGCAAGACAAGAAGCTCAAGATGTCAAGGAAT TTCTCTGacacaagcagcagaaaagaacatGTTAAAATCACAAGCCAGTCTAAACCAGGGTTCCTGGAGAGGCTCAGCGAGACTTCTGGAGGCATGCTGATGGGACTTGTGacatttcttctgtctttctaCCTTCTTTTTACCAATGAA GGACGAGCTCTAAGGACAGCCAAATCTCTTGATGAGGGACTTTCTCTTGTGATCTCTCTCGATAGCATCCACAGTGTGTCTCAGCAGAATGAAGGGAGATTGGTGCACTTAGCTGGCCCTCTGAGTACATCTAAG CCTTTGTTTGATCCCAGCTATGGGCTCTCTATCTGGGCTGTCAAACTTAAGCGTAACGTGGAAATGTACCAGTGGGTGGAACATGAAGAATCTAC GGAATATGAAGAGAATGGTGAGATTAAGAAAGAGACAAAGTACTCATACG atacCGAATGGAAATCAGAAGTTGTGAACAGCAGAAACTTTGATCGAGAAATTGGACACAAAAACCCGAG TGCCATGGCTGTGGAGTCTTTCACTGCTGTATCACCCAACGTCCAGGTTGGAGGCTTTGTTCTTTCGACTG GTCTTGTAGATAAAATTGATGACTTCAAGCAGCTGAGCTTGTCAAACCTTGAGGATCCCCATGCTGATGTTACCCGAGGAGGAGATTACTTCTACCACAGCGACAACCCCAGGCGTCCAGAG GTGGGAGACCTTCGTGTCTCGTTCTTCTATGCAGGTCTGAGTGGAGATGACCCCCATTTGGGTGCTGCTGATAAG GTGACTGTGATTGCTCGCCAGCGAGGTGATCAGCTGGTTCCATATCACACCAAGTCTGGAGATGTCCTGCATATTCTTTACCCTGGAGATCTCTCAGTGGAG GAAGTGTTTCAGAAAGAGCACGAGAGTAACAACATGAAGACCTGGGCCCTCCGTGCAGCAGGCTGGCTGGCCATGTTTGTAGGCATCAGCCTGATGATCCGCATCTTTCACACTTTGG tggacTGGTTTCCTGTTGTCAGAGATCTGGTTAACATTGGATTAAAAGCATTTGCCTTCTGTGTAGCCAGTTCACTGTCCCTCCTGACCATCTCCCTCGGCTGGCTCTTCTACCGCCctctctgggctctgctgaTCGCCTCACTCTCCATAGTTCCAATTGTGGTTGCAAAATCTCGTGTTCCaccaaagaagcagcagtga